The Deefgea tanakiae DNA segment TGCATCACCCAGTTCACGGCGGAGAAATTGATGAAAATGGCGCATCCCATCTTCCATCGGGCTTTGGTAAGGCCCCACCTCGTTACGCCCCTCGGCAAACAGCGCCGCACGACCTGCTTCCATTCGATTAATAATTTCTACATCTTCGACAGCAGTTTCTGCGTAAGCCGCTTGCTCGGCCGCCACAAAGTCGGGCTCAAAATAGGCAATGTCTTCGGGATAGTAAAACTCAACTACATTTTTGTAACTGCGCGGACCAGTCGGTATGATGGTCGAGATCACGAGTGTGTGCGGATACCATTCCACAGTAATATTCGGGTAATAGGTCAGCCAGATGGCGCCATATTTTGGTGCTTTACCGTGATCGTAGCGTTTTACCTGATCATGCCAGTCTTGATACACCTTGGAGCCAGGTCGAGCTAATTCGTGATGCACGCCGACGGTTTGTACCGAGTACCAATCACCAAACTCCCATTTAAGCGCGTTGCAATCAACAAACTTGCCCAATCCAGGATGAAATGGCACGACATGATAATCTTCGAGATAAACCTCGATAAAGGTTTTCCAGTTGCCTTCATACTCGTCGACTGCCACGCTGTGAAATACGTACTTTGAAAAATCAAGATCTTCACGTACCCCTAGATTTTTCAAGTCGCGTTCAATATCGCGCCCAGACTCAAAGAGAAGCCCGTTCCAATTCTGCAACGAGGTCTCTGGCAGATGCAGGCAAGGTTTGCTTGGAAAGTGCGGTGCACCTAGTAATTGACCGTGCTGGTCGTAAGTCCAGCGATGCAACGGACAGACTGTATGCGTGGCATTGCCACGACCATCAAGCATTTTAGCTTGGCGGTGCCGGCAGATATTAGAAAGAAGTTTCACACCCTCATCGGTGCGCTTTAGATATCGCGAGCCATTGCTCGCCTCTAAAACATGGTAGTCGCCCGCGGCAGGAACCATCAGTTCATGGCCGATATAACGCGGACCATTCGCGAACAATTTTGCGAGCTCTTGCTTAAACAACGCCTCGTCAAAATAAGCGGCAACAGGTAGTGGTGTAGAAAGATCCAGCTGCGACATTGATTCAATCATTAACTCAGCTGTAGCCAGATTGGACATGTCCAATACCTCCTGGGCTAGAAGGTCTTGCCACTTTGTTCGCCAATGCAACCAGCGCCCGATGGGTGGGCAAGCCATCAATAGATAAAAATCAAACCCAAAGGTCTGACCCGAAAAAGCCCGCAATTTTGCCTTAAATCAAAGATCGGGGCAAGAAAAAACCACTTAGCAATGAAGTGCTTAGGCAAAAAAAGACCCGCGCAATGCGGGTCTTTTGTCATGAGATAGTTTGGCGTTATGCCTTAACTGAATCAGCTTCTGCTTGATACGATTCGATTTGGTTGAAGTTCAAGTATTTATAGACTTCAGCCGATTTGCTATCGAGCACACCAACGTCTGCCATGTACTCAGCAACCGTAGGAATACGGCCTAAGCGAGAAGCAATCGCAGCCAACTCGGCAGATGACAAGAATACATTGGTGTTTTTGCCCAGACGATTTGGGAAGTTACGCGTTGACGTTGAAACGACCGTTGCGCCTTCACGAACTTGTGCTTGGTTACCCATGCACAATGAGCAGCCTGGCATCTCAGTACGAGCGCCCGCTGCGCCAAACGTACCGTAGTAACCTTCAGCCGTCAACTGCTCTGCGTCCATTTTCGTCGGCGGTGCGATCCACAATTTCGTTGGCAAATCGCGCTTACCTTCCAGCAATTTACCTGCTGCGCGGAAGTGACCAATATTGGTCATGCAAGAGCCGATAAACACTTCATCGATCTTGGTTCCAGCAACTTCGGAGAGGATTTTCACGTCATCTGGATCATTTGGGCACGCCAAGATTGGCTCTTTCACGTCAGCCAAGTCAATTTCGATAATCGCGGCGTATTCTGCATCCGCATCTGGCTCAAGCAATGTTGGGTTCGCCAACCACGCTTCCATACTCGCAACGCGGCGCGCCAAAGTTTTAGCGTCGCCATAGCCGTTAGCAATCATAGATTTCAAAAGAACGATGTTTGAGTTGAGGTACTCAATAATAGGCTCTTTATCCAGACGAACCGAACACCCAGCTGCAGAGCGCTCTGCAGATGCATCGGTCAATTCGAATGCTTGTTCAACTTTTAAGGTTGGCAAGCCTTCGATCTCAAGAATGCGGCCAGAGAATGCGTTTTTCTTACCGGCTTTAGCAACAGTCAACAAGCCCGCTTTAATTGCGTACAAAGGAATCGCATTAACGAGGTCACGTAAAGTAATGCCTGGTTGCAATTCACCTTTGAAGCGAACCAAAATCGACTCAGGCATATCCAGCGGCATTACGCCGGTTGCAGCGGCAAACGCCACCAAGCCAGAGCCCGCAGGGAATGAAATGCCGATAGGGAAACGAGTGTGTGAATCGCCGCCAGTGCCAACGGTATCCGGCATCAACATGCGATTCAACCATGAGTGAATCACGCCATCACCTGGACGCAATGAAACGCCGCCACGATTGCGGATAAATTCTGGCAATGTGTGATGTGTTTTTACATCAACTGGTTTTGGATAGGCTGCAGTATGGCAAAACGATTGCATCACCAAGTCCGCAGAGAAACCCAAGCAAGCCAAGTCTTTTAACTCGTCGCGCGTCATTGGGCCGGTCGTATCTTGCGAGCCAACCGATGTCATTTTTGGCTCGCAGTAAGTGCCTGGACGAACGCCCTGACCTTCTGGCAAGCCACATGCACGACCGACCATTTTTTGTGCTTGTGTAAAGCCTTTGGTAGAAGTTGCTGGGTCTTGCGGTAAGCGGAAGATTGTTGAAGCAGGTAAACCCAACGCTTCACGTGCTTTGCTCGTTAAACCACGGCCGATAATCAAATTAATACGGCCACCTGCGCGTACTTCGTCGAGCAATACTTCAGTTTTTAGGCTGAAAGTAGTAACAACTTGACCGTCTTTTTCAACTTTACCGTCGTACGGGTAAATTGTGATGACGTCACCCATATTCAAATTCGTTACATCAAATTCGATTGGCAAAGCGCCAGCGTCTTCCATCGTATTAAAGAAGATCGGCGCGATTTTGCCGCCCACGCAGTAGCCGCCAAAGCGTTTGTTTGGTACGAAAGGAATATCTTCACCAGTCCACCAGAGCACAGAGTTGGTGGCTGATTTGCGTGAAGAGCCGGTACCTACTACGTCGCCAACGTAAGCGATTGGGTGGCCTTTCTTTTGCAACTCAACGATTTGCTTCATTGGGCCCACTGAGCCCGGCACGTCAGCGTCAATGCCTTC contains these protein-coding regions:
- the acnB gene encoding bifunctional aconitate hydratase 2/2-methylisocitrate dehydratase, producing the protein MLVAYRQHVAERAAQGIAPLPLTAQQTADLIALLQNPPAGEEAFLVDLLTHRVPAGVDDAAKVKAAFLAAVAAGAEACALISRAKAVELLGTMLGGFNIKPQIDLLGDAEVGAIAAEGLKKTLLMFDYFHDVKELADAGNANAKAVLQSWADAEWFTSRPEVPAQVTVTVFKVTGETNTDDLSPAPDAWSRPDIPLHALAMLKNPREGIDADVPGSVGPMKQIVELQKKGHPIAYVGDVVGTGSSRKSATNSVLWWTGEDIPFVPNKRFGGYCVGGKIAPIFFNTMEDAGALPIEFDVTNLNMGDVITIYPYDGKVEKDGQVVTTFSLKTEVLLDEVRAGGRINLIIGRGLTSKAREALGLPASTIFRLPQDPATSTKGFTQAQKMVGRACGLPEGQGVRPGTYCEPKMTSVGSQDTTGPMTRDELKDLACLGFSADLVMQSFCHTAAYPKPVDVKTHHTLPEFIRNRGGVSLRPGDGVIHSWLNRMLMPDTVGTGGDSHTRFPIGISFPAGSGLVAFAAATGVMPLDMPESILVRFKGELQPGITLRDLVNAIPLYAIKAGLLTVAKAGKKNAFSGRILEIEGLPTLKVEQAFELTDASAERSAAGCSVRLDKEPIIEYLNSNIVLLKSMIANGYGDAKTLARRVASMEAWLANPTLLEPDADAEYAAIIEIDLADVKEPILACPNDPDDVKILSEVAGTKIDEVFIGSCMTNIGHFRAAGKLLEGKRDLPTKLWIAPPTKMDAEQLTAEGYYGTFGAAGARTEMPGCSLCMGNQAQVREGATVVSTSTRNFPNRLGKNTNVFLSSAELAAIASRLGRIPTVAEYMADVGVLDSKSAEVYKYLNFNQIESYQAEADSVKA
- a CDS encoding aromatic ring-hydroxylating oxygenase subunit alpha; this encodes MSNLATAELMIESMSQLDLSTPLPVAAYFDEALFKQELAKLFANGPRYIGHELMVPAAGDYHVLEASNGSRYLKRTDEGVKLLSNICRHRQAKMLDGRGNATHTVCPLHRWTYDQHGQLLGAPHFPSKPCLHLPETSLQNWNGLLFESGRDIERDLKNLGVREDLDFSKYVFHSVAVDEYEGNWKTFIEVYLEDYHVVPFHPGLGKFVDCNALKWEFGDWYSVQTVGVHHELARPGSKVYQDWHDQVKRYDHGKAPKYGAIWLTYYPNITVEWYPHTLVISTIIPTGPRSYKNVVEFYYPEDIAYFEPDFVAAEQAAYAETAVEDVEIINRMEAGRAALFAEGRNEVGPYQSPMEDGMRHFHQFLRRELGDAIPT